The following nucleotide sequence is from Agromyces sp. SYSU T00194.
TCGGGGTCGAGGGTGAACGCGGCGATCACGAAGAGCACGCCCACGATGCCGACGCCGATGCCCTTCGCGACGTAGCCGGCGACGCCGAGGGCGACCAGCGCCGAGCCGACGGGGCCGGACGGCACGTCGATGCTCTCGGTGAAGTCGAGTCGCACGCCGCGCCAGACGAACGCGCCGCCGATGCCGAGCACGACGAGCCCGATGAGGCCGAGCACGAACACCCCGCCCGGCGCCTGGATCAGCATCGCGGCGACACCCTGGCTCGACTGGTCGGAGTCACTGCTGCCGCCCATGGCGAACACCAGGGCGGTCCACCCGATGGCGACGTAGGTGACGGCCTTGCCGCCCTCCTTGAGCCGCTCGCCCCACTTCTCCTTCGCGTCCGAGCCCCGCGCGAGCAGCGCCTCGGCGACCGACCAGATCGCCAGCGCGAACAGGCCGATCGCGATCGCCCAGAGCAGCACGCCGCCGAAGGGCGTCTTCGCGATCTGCTGCATCGCCCCGGACTGGTCCGCCTCGCCGCCGCCGCCGCCCGAGGCCACCGAGATGGCGATCGCGCCGATGATGGCGTGGATCACGCCGAGCACGACGTAGCCCGAGCGTGCGAACACCTGGAAGGTCCGCGAGCGTTCCGCAGTGCGTGCGGCGTCCTTGGGGGAGTCGATGTCCATTCCGTCACCCTAGTCACGACACGTGTCGCGAACCGGGGCTTGACGCGGCGGCGCCGACGTGCGAGCGCGCCGTCGCCGATCCGCGGGCGCGGATGTCGCGCCGATATCGGCGCGCGCGAGGCTCGGACCATCCAGATATCCGGGAGACGGAGGCACCGATGTCCACCACAGCCACGAACCCCGCGCCTACGCGGTCCAGGTCGAGATGCGGCCCGGCCCGCACCCGCCCCCCATGGTCGGCAT
It contains:
- a CDS encoding DUF1206 domain-containing protein; the encoded protein is MDIDSPKDAARTAERSRTFQVFARSGYVVLGVIHAIIGAIAISVASGGGGGEADQSGAMQQIAKTPFGGVLLWAIAIGLFALAIWSVAEALLARGSDAKEKWGERLKEGGKAVTYVAIGWTALVFAMGGSSDSDQSSQGVAAMLIQAPGGVFVLGLIGLVVLGIGGAFVWRGVRLDFTESIDVPSGPVGSALVALGVAGYVAKGIGVGIVGVLFVIAAFTLDPEQAGGLDAALKSLLGLPFGVVLLWAIGLGLIAYGAYSVARAKYARL